Proteins encoded in a region of the Halioglobus maricola genome:
- a CDS encoding undecaprenyl-diphosphate phosphatase, with protein sequence MDAIQAIVLALVQGLTEFLPISSSAHLVIPSLILEWPDQGLAFDVAVHVGSLTAVVFYYRHTLCALARDWFSSLAGGGVTANSRLVWYLGFATVPAGLAGIFLEQFIEQHARNLLVIASTTLIFGVLLGLADRHATRIPGDNPITFGRGMCIGLAQAMALVPGVSRSGVTITAALWLNMSRQDAARFSFLLSIPIIASAGALKTWELIGLGEPFDWQMMALGTVVSGLAAYACIALFLRLLDRVGMMPFVYYRIALALLLYGVWATS encoded by the coding sequence ATCGACGCAATCCAAGCCATAGTGCTGGCACTGGTGCAGGGTTTGACCGAGTTCCTGCCGATTTCCAGTTCGGCGCACCTGGTGATTCCCTCGCTGATTCTGGAATGGCCCGATCAGGGGCTGGCGTTCGATGTGGCTGTGCACGTAGGTTCATTAACTGCCGTTGTGTTCTACTATCGCCACACGCTGTGTGCTCTGGCGAGAGACTGGTTTTCATCATTGGCCGGAGGTGGTGTGACTGCGAACAGTCGCCTGGTCTGGTACCTGGGCTTCGCCACGGTACCGGCTGGCCTTGCCGGTATTTTTCTGGAGCAGTTTATAGAGCAGCATGCGCGCAACCTGCTGGTGATTGCGAGCACCACTTTGATCTTCGGTGTATTGCTGGGCCTGGCCGATCGCCATGCAACGCGCATCCCCGGCGATAATCCAATCACTTTCGGCCGTGGTATGTGTATTGGACTGGCGCAGGCGATGGCGCTCGTTCCGGGCGTATCTCGCTCAGGTGTCACCATCACCGCAGCGCTCTGGCTCAATATGAGCCGGCAGGACGCGGCTCGTTTCTCTTTTCTGCTATCTATACCGATCATTGCCAGTGCCGGTGCATTGAAAACCTGGGAGCTGATCGGCCTGGGAGAGCCTTTTGACTGGCAGATGATGGCCCTGGGCACGGTGGTATCGGGTCTGGCTGCCTATGCCTGCATCGCGCTGTTTCTGCGTTTGCTTGACCGGGTGGGCATGATGCCTTTTGTTTACTATCGAATTGCGCTGGCACTTCTGCTTTATGGCGTTTGGGCCACCAGCTAG
- a CDS encoding M18 family aminopeptidase: MENAQQFNDDLCQFLTVATTPFHAVAEMARRLQAAGYSPLAEDADWSLKAGGRYYVIRNGSSIIAFGIGTDAGPVEGVRMVGAHTDSPCLMVKPAPERQSHGYFQLGVEVYGGALLNPWFDRDLSLAGRVSFQCAGGALRTALIDFRRAIATVPSLAIHLDREANKSRSVNPQKDIPPLLCQLGEGEKADFRDILRAQLLEEHPDCAVDKVLDYELCFYDTQAAAVIGLQGDFLASARLDNLLSCYTGLQALLQWDGKATVLLVCNDHEEVGSLSAAGAQGPMLGSVLKRIAGDLAGYSALTERSMMISADNAHGIHPNYADRHDENHGPLLNAGPVIKINSNQRYASNSETTGMYRMLAAAEGVPVQSFVVRTDMACGSTIGPITAGEVGVRTLDIGVPTFGMHSIRELAGTQDAYNLSRVLRRYYNFAGPLAAS, encoded by the coding sequence ATGGAAAACGCGCAACAGTTTAATGACGATCTCTGCCAGTTTCTGACAGTGGCCACCACACCGTTTCACGCCGTCGCTGAGATGGCCAGGCGCTTGCAGGCAGCGGGTTACAGCCCACTGGCTGAAGACGCTGACTGGTCGCTCAAAGCCGGTGGTCGCTACTACGTAATTCGCAATGGCAGCTCCATTATCGCCTTCGGCATCGGGACCGATGCTGGCCCCGTAGAAGGGGTACGCATGGTTGGCGCTCACACTGACAGTCCCTGCCTGATGGTTAAGCCGGCGCCTGAGCGGCAGTCTCACGGCTACTTCCAGCTCGGTGTGGAGGTTTACGGCGGGGCGCTTCTGAATCCCTGGTTTGACAGGGACCTGTCGCTGGCGGGACGTGTGTCGTTCCAGTGTGCCGGTGGCGCCTTGCGCACCGCACTGATCGATTTTCGCCGGGCCATCGCTACCGTGCCCAGTCTGGCTATTCATCTGGATCGTGAGGCGAACAAGAGCCGCAGCGTGAATCCGCAGAAAGACATTCCCCCTCTGTTGTGCCAACTGGGAGAGGGTGAGAAAGCCGATTTCCGCGACATTCTGCGCGCGCAGCTGCTGGAGGAGCACCCGGATTGCGCCGTGGACAAGGTATTGGACTATGAGCTTTGTTTTTACGATACCCAGGCGGCCGCTGTTATCGGTCTTCAGGGAGATTTTCTGGCGTCCGCGCGGCTCGACAACCTGTTGAGCTGCTATACCGGACTGCAGGCGCTGCTTCAGTGGGACGGCAAGGCAACGGTGCTGTTGGTGTGTAACGATCACGAGGAGGTGGGTAGCCTGTCCGCTGCCGGTGCCCAGGGGCCGATGCTGGGGAGTGTGTTGAAACGCATTGCCGGCGATTTGGCGGGTTACAGCGCGCTTACCGAGCGTTCAATGATGATTTCCGCAGATAATGCTCACGGTATTCATCCCAACTACGCCGATCGTCATGACGAGAATCACGGGCCGCTGCTCAATGCGGGCCCGGTAATCAAGATCAACAGCAATCAGCGCTACGCTTCCAATAGTGAGACGACCGGTATGTACCGAATGCTCGCGGCGGCAGAGGGCGTGCCCGTGCAGTCATTCGTGGTGCGGACAGATATGGCCTGCGGCAGTACGATCGGTCCGATCACTGCCGGCGAAGTAGGCGTCCGCACGCTTGATATTGGTGTACCCACCTTCGGTATGCATTCCATTCGGGAGCTCGCCGGTACCCAGGATGCCTACAATCTTTCGCGCGTGCTGCGCCGCTACTACAACTTTGCGGGGCCTTTGGCCGCAAGTTAG
- the mazG gene encoding nucleoside triphosphate pyrophosphohydrolase, with protein sequence MTRQRYSINDLLRVMERLRDPEHGCPWDLKQSFATIVPSTLEECYELAHAIEEQDFEHVAEELGDVLFQVIFYSQLGREQNLFEFEQVVDTLVEKLVRRHPHVFARGEIEGIVDGDISEDDVNANWEAIKQQERGERDQHGILADVPVALPALPRAQKLQKRASTVGFDWPDVEPVIAKLEEEIRELRSALEADRRAEIEEEMGDVLFSGVNLARHLKVDAETSLRRASSKFEHRFRRMEQLAADTGEHLTELDDAALDALWERAKAQLT encoded by the coding sequence ATGACCCGGCAGCGCTATAGCATCAACGACCTGTTGCGGGTGATGGAGCGCCTGCGCGACCCCGAACATGGCTGCCCCTGGGACCTGAAGCAGAGCTTCGCTACCATCGTGCCCTCCACGCTGGAGGAGTGTTATGAACTTGCCCATGCGATAGAGGAGCAGGATTTTGAGCACGTGGCCGAAGAACTTGGCGATGTGCTTTTTCAGGTGATTTTCTACAGCCAGTTGGGGCGAGAGCAGAACCTGTTCGAATTCGAACAGGTTGTCGACACATTGGTGGAGAAGTTGGTCCGCCGGCATCCGCACGTATTCGCTCGCGGTGAGATAGAGGGCATTGTCGATGGGGATATCAGCGAGGACGATGTTAATGCCAATTGGGAAGCGATCAAGCAGCAGGAGCGAGGTGAGCGAGACCAGCACGGCATTCTCGCGGACGTGCCTGTCGCTCTGCCGGCATTACCCCGCGCCCAAAAACTACAAAAGCGCGCATCAACTGTTGGATTTGACTGGCCGGACGTTGAGCCGGTGATTGCCAAACTTGAAGAAGAGATCCGAGAGTTGCGCTCAGCACTGGAGGCTGATCGTCGCGCTGAAATAGAAGAGGAAATGGGCGATGTGCTTTTCTCCGGAGTGAACCTCGCTCGCCACCTGAAAGTCGATGCAGAAACCAGTTTGCGTCGCGCGTCGAGTAAATTCGAGCATCGTTTTCGGCGTATGGAGCAATTGGCTGCGGATACAGGAGAGCATTTGACCGAGCTGGATGATGCAGCTCTGGATGCCCTTTGGGAACGTGCCAAAGCGCAGTTGACCTAG
- the relA gene encoding GTP diphosphokinase, giving the protein MVQVRKQLPDPASGDVIDLEEWVRHLAISLDDEEGGQLLRACELLQQRSKGEGEDPGDWAIESDCFTAGLDTALILAELHVGVACLVAGLLYRAVREKRISLDEIGAEFGDEVQGLLQGVLRMAAIGELRLHQEQPVLGQAHAQKDNIRKMLIALVDDVRVALIKLAERTCAIRAVKNDEERREFVAREVFDVYAPLAHRLGIGHLKWELEDLSFRYIYTDAYRKIARLLDGKRLERDQFIVEVTELLSNVLGGAGLEFEIEGRAKHIYSIWRKMQRKGIGFSQVYDIRAVRILVPEVKDCYATLGLVHGLWRNIPNEFDDYIANPKENGYRSLHTAVIGPEGKILEVQIRTRQMHEEAELGVCAHWRYKGSDHGDGMASTYEEKIAWLRQVLDWHEETGDADEVAEQFSFNVAQDRVYVFTPDGDVVNLAHGATPLDFAYHVHTEVGHRCRGAKVNGSIVPLTYELGTGERVEILTSKEGVPKRDWLQPGLGYLRTSRARAKVQHWFRSQAREENIAAGRQLLEREFRRLALTSIDYQRITRKVSAKSVEDMFASVGSGELASSQVLNAAQGLVERRAEPALKLARPGATRYRSEVQVHGVGNLLNHMAGCCKPVPGDAITGFITQGRGVSIHRTDCARLVKLQESAAERVIGVEWGGAPTDNYVVDVAIEAYDRHGLLRDITGLFANAHINVLSINTQTNKKSHTATMRLRVEVPNLASLSKMLERINSLNNVISANRCTSE; this is encoded by the coding sequence ATGGTCCAGGTTCGTAAACAGCTTCCCGATCCCGCCAGTGGCGATGTCATCGACCTTGAGGAGTGGGTCCGACATCTTGCCATCAGCCTCGATGACGAGGAGGGAGGGCAACTGCTGCGCGCCTGCGAATTGCTCCAGCAACGGTCCAAGGGTGAAGGTGAAGACCCCGGTGATTGGGCTATTGAGAGCGATTGCTTTACCGCCGGCCTGGATACCGCCCTGATCCTGGCGGAGTTGCATGTAGGCGTCGCCTGTCTGGTCGCCGGGCTACTGTATCGAGCCGTGCGTGAGAAACGTATTTCGCTCGACGAAATCGGCGCAGAGTTTGGCGACGAGGTACAGGGTCTGCTGCAGGGCGTATTGCGGATGGCCGCCATCGGCGAGTTACGCCTGCATCAGGAGCAACCTGTGCTCGGCCAGGCCCACGCCCAGAAAGATAATATTCGCAAGATGCTCATCGCGCTGGTTGATGACGTTAGGGTGGCCCTGATCAAATTGGCGGAGCGTACCTGCGCCATTCGCGCGGTGAAGAATGACGAGGAACGCCGGGAGTTTGTCGCGCGCGAGGTTTTCGATGTCTATGCGCCGTTGGCCCATCGTCTCGGCATTGGTCACTTGAAATGGGAACTGGAAGACCTGTCCTTCCGCTACATTTATACCGACGCTTACCGAAAAATTGCACGCCTGCTGGATGGCAAGCGCCTGGAACGGGACCAGTTCATTGTCGAAGTAACCGAATTGCTCAGCAATGTGTTGGGGGGTGCCGGGCTCGAGTTTGAAATAGAAGGTCGGGCCAAACACATCTACAGCATCTGGCGCAAAATGCAGCGCAAGGGCATCGGTTTCTCCCAGGTCTACGATATACGTGCGGTGCGTATTCTGGTGCCGGAGGTCAAGGATTGCTATGCGACCCTGGGCCTGGTCCACGGCTTGTGGCGCAACATTCCCAATGAATTCGACGACTATATCGCCAACCCCAAGGAGAATGGCTACCGCTCGCTGCACACGGCCGTGATTGGCCCTGAGGGCAAGATTCTGGAGGTGCAGATTCGCACCCGACAGATGCACGAGGAAGCGGAGCTGGGTGTCTGCGCGCACTGGCGCTATAAGGGGTCGGATCACGGTGATGGCATGGCCAGCACCTACGAGGAAAAAATTGCCTGGTTGCGACAGGTGCTCGACTGGCATGAAGAAACCGGTGACGCCGACGAAGTGGCAGAGCAGTTCAGTTTCAATGTCGCCCAGGACAGAGTGTACGTGTTTACCCCGGATGGCGATGTGGTCAACCTAGCGCACGGGGCCACGCCGCTGGATTTTGCGTACCACGTTCACACCGAAGTGGGGCATCGTTGCCGCGGGGCTAAAGTCAACGGTTCCATAGTGCCCCTGACTTACGAGCTTGGGACCGGCGAGCGAGTGGAAATCCTCACCAGCAAAGAGGGCGTTCCTAAACGCGACTGGTTGCAGCCCGGCCTGGGATATTTGCGCACTTCACGCGCTCGCGCCAAGGTGCAGCACTGGTTTCGCTCCCAGGCCAGAGAAGAGAATATCGCCGCTGGCCGCCAGTTGTTGGAGCGCGAGTTCCGGCGCCTCGCCCTGACCAGCATCGATTACCAGCGCATCACGCGTAAAGTCAGTGCCAAATCGGTAGAGGATATGTTCGCCTCGGTCGGCTCTGGCGAGTTGGCTTCGAGCCAGGTATTGAATGCCGCCCAGGGCCTTGTAGAACGTCGGGCAGAACCGGCATTGAAACTGGCGCGGCCCGGGGCTACACGCTACCGCAGCGAAGTGCAGGTGCACGGCGTAGGTAATCTGCTCAACCACATGGCCGGTTGTTGCAAACCGGTGCCGGGTGACGCTATTACCGGCTTTATCACCCAGGGCAGAGGGGTGAGTATCCACCGCACAGACTGTGCCCGGCTGGTGAAATTACAGGAGTCTGCGGCGGAGCGCGTTATTGGGGTGGAGTGGGGCGGTGCCCCAACGGACAATTACGTGGTGGATGTGGCGATCGAAGCCTACGACAGGCACGGACTGCTGCGTGATATCACCGGCTTATTCGCCAACGCTCATATCAATGTGCTGTCGATCAATACCCAGACCAACAAGAAGTCACACACGGCGACTATGCGACTGCGCGTGGAAGTTCCTAATCTCGCGTCACTGTCAAAAATGCTGGAACGTATCAACAGTCTGAATAATGTCATCTCGGCAAATCGGTGTACGTCTGAATGA
- the adk gene encoding adenylate kinase has protein sequence MRLILLGAPGAGKGTQAQYITEKFGIPQISTGDMLRAAVKAQTELGIEAKKVMDAGGLVSDDIIIGLVKERIAESDCANGFLFDGFPRTIPQAQAMVEAGVNIDHVVEIAVDDEEIVSRMSGRRVHSGSGRVYHVIHNPPKTEGVDDETGEPLMQRDDDQEDTVRKRLEIYHEQTSPLVGFYQDMTGGNAPEYHRIEGVGGVEEIRDRVFEQLG, from the coding sequence ATGCGATTGATCTTGCTGGGCGCACCGGGCGCCGGAAAAGGCACTCAGGCCCAATACATCACAGAGAAATTCGGAATTCCGCAAATCTCAACGGGCGATATGCTCAGGGCTGCTGTCAAGGCACAGACAGAGCTTGGCATCGAGGCCAAGAAAGTCATGGATGCCGGTGGTCTGGTATCGGACGACATCATCATTGGGCTCGTTAAGGAACGCATCGCCGAATCTGACTGCGCCAATGGTTTTCTGTTTGACGGCTTCCCTCGCACCATCCCGCAGGCTCAGGCGATGGTTGAAGCGGGCGTCAATATCGATCACGTCGTAGAAATAGCGGTAGATGACGAAGAAATTGTCTCGCGCATGAGTGGACGTCGAGTGCACTCTGGTTCTGGTCGCGTATACCATGTGATTCACAATCCGCCGAAGACAGAAGGTGTCGACGACGAAACTGGCGAGCCGCTGATGCAGCGTGACGATGATCAGGAAGATACCGTCCGTAAACGTTTGGAAATTTACCACGAACAAACCAGCCCACTGGTAGGTTTTTATCAGGATATGACTGGCGGAAATGCGCCTGAATATCATCGCATAGAGGGTGTTGGTGGCGTCGAAGAAATTCGAGATCGCGTTTTCGAACAGCTCGGTTAA
- the cysM gene encoding cysteine synthase CysM, whose protein sequence is MPDYPTIEACIGNTPLVRLQRLPGDTTNTVLVKLEGTNPAGSVKDRPAISMIAEAEARGDIKPGDSLIEATSGNTGIALAMAAAIRGYKLTLIMPSHMSDERKQAMSAYGANLLEVSQQEGMEGARDLAMAMQARGEGTVLDQFANSDNPKAHLTGTGPELWQQTNGTLTHFVSSMGTTGTIMGTSAYLKQQNPSIEIVGLQPEDGSSIPGIRRWSAAYLPAIYDAARVDRVMDISQQESEHVMRRMAAEEGIFCGVSSGGAVAAALRLSHTLENAVIVAIVCDRGDRYLSTGVFAGA, encoded by the coding sequence ATGCCTGACTATCCAACGATAGAAGCCTGTATAGGCAATACCCCTCTTGTTCGCCTGCAGCGCCTGCCTGGCGATACCACCAATACTGTTCTGGTAAAGCTGGAAGGTACGAACCCGGCGGGCTCGGTCAAGGACCGCCCGGCTATCAGCATGATCGCTGAGGCTGAGGCGCGAGGAGACATCAAACCTGGTGATAGCCTGATCGAGGCCACCAGCGGTAACACGGGTATCGCGCTGGCGATGGCAGCAGCGATCCGCGGCTACAAATTGACCCTTATCATGCCGTCTCATATGAGCGATGAGCGCAAGCAAGCCATGTCTGCGTATGGCGCGAATCTGCTCGAAGTCTCACAGCAAGAGGGCATGGAAGGCGCGCGCGACCTGGCCATGGCCATGCAGGCCCGTGGCGAGGGCACCGTCCTCGACCAGTTCGCCAATTCGGACAATCCCAAGGCACATTTGACCGGCACTGGGCCGGAACTCTGGCAGCAGACTAATGGCACTCTTACCCACTTTGTCAGCTCCATGGGGACCACCGGGACCATCATGGGAACGTCTGCCTACTTGAAGCAGCAGAACCCGTCGATTGAGATCGTGGGCCTGCAGCCGGAAGACGGCTCCAGCATTCCCGGCATCCGTCGTTGGTCTGCCGCTTATCTGCCGGCTATCTACGATGCTGCGCGGGTGGACCGGGTAATGGATATATCCCAGCAAGAGTCCGAGCATGTTATGCGCCGGATGGCTGCGGAGGAGGGCATCTTCTGTGGTGTCTCGTCCGGCGGTGCGGTGGCTGCAGCCCTGCGCCTGTCACATACGCTTGAAAATGCCGTGATCGTCGCTATTGTCTGCGACCGCGGCGATCGCTACCTTTCAACCGGCGTATTCGCGGGGGCCTGA
- a CDS encoding NAD(P)-dependent oxidoreductase translates to MKLAFIGLGVMGYPMAGHLQQAGHDVTVYNRTSSKAEAWVKEYHGAMATTPAAAATGASIAFICVGNDDDVRSVVLGDEGVMAGLRAGASIVDHTTASAELARDLANAAATAGIGFLDAPVSGGQAGAENGALTIMVGGEAETFTDAEPVLQCYARCARLLGPCGSGQLAKMVNQICIAGVVQGLAEALEFSEQAGLDSAGVVEVISQGAAQSWQMENRYQTMLAGEYEHGFAVDWMRKDLGMVLAEAGRLGLDLPVTELVDSYYADVQTMGGGRWDTSSLFARMRQRSK, encoded by the coding sequence ATGAAGCTCGCATTTATCGGCCTGGGTGTTATGGGCTATCCGATGGCCGGCCACCTGCAACAGGCTGGGCACGATGTGACGGTTTACAACCGCACGAGCAGTAAGGCGGAGGCCTGGGTGAAGGAATACCATGGCGCCATGGCAACCACACCGGCAGCCGCGGCTACCGGCGCCAGCATTGCCTTTATCTGCGTCGGCAACGACGATGATGTCCGCAGCGTGGTGCTGGGCGATGAAGGCGTGATGGCGGGTCTTAGGGCTGGCGCAAGCATCGTGGATCACACCACCGCATCAGCAGAACTGGCGCGCGACCTGGCAAACGCGGCGGCCACAGCCGGTATTGGCTTTTTGGATGCGCCGGTCTCAGGGGGGCAAGCGGGGGCAGAGAACGGTGCTCTGACGATTATGGTGGGTGGTGAGGCCGAGACGTTTACCGATGCTGAGCCTGTACTCCAGTGCTACGCGCGCTGCGCTCGCTTACTAGGCCCCTGCGGCAGTGGTCAATTGGCCAAGATGGTGAATCAGATTTGTATCGCCGGTGTGGTTCAGGGCCTCGCCGAGGCGCTTGAATTTTCTGAACAAGCGGGCCTGGATTCCGCCGGCGTCGTCGAGGTGATTTCCCAGGGTGCTGCGCAATCCTGGCAAATGGAGAATCGCTACCAGACTATGCTCGCTGGCGAATACGAGCACGGATTTGCCGTCGATTGGATGCGCAAGGATCTCGGTATGGTGCTGGCCGAGGCAGGCAGGCTGGGGTTGGATTTGCCAGTGACCGAGTTGGTCGACAGTTATTATGCCGACGTGCAGACGATGGGCGGTGGTCGCTGGGATACGTCCAGCCTGTTCGCCAGAATGCGCCAACGCAGTAAGTAG
- a CDS encoding tRNA-queuosine alpha-mannosyltransferase domain-containing protein: MRVLLLSAYAAQSHRYWQRGLKQMFTDWAWTELELPPRYFSWRMRGNPLTWSQTERATLEQGYDLLVATSMVDLATLRGLVPALTRIPTVLYFHENQFEYPQDRQQHNLLEAQMVSLYAALAADCLLFNSGYNRDTFLAGVDTLLSRMPDHVPSGIPGQLATRAEVLPVPLLAGPEIIEPGEWPGREGVYPQRPLRLLWSARFEHDKGGEELAAILAGLEVAELDYELALTGQQFRNSPAVFEQIAVDFAHRLVSFGYVESLAEFHTLQRNADIVLSTAQHEFQGLAVMEAAAAGCVPVVPNSLAYPEIYPAELCYGSIEDAIALTLQLAAEMRSGAVRACDLDAYQQHALQPRYRRIFQSLAATAG, from the coding sequence ATGCGAGTCTTACTGCTTTCGGCCTATGCCGCCCAAAGCCATCGTTACTGGCAGCGTGGGCTGAAGCAGATGTTTACCGACTGGGCCTGGACCGAACTGGAACTACCGCCTCGCTACTTCAGTTGGAGGATGCGTGGAAACCCGCTCACCTGGTCCCAGACTGAGCGCGCCACCCTGGAGCAGGGTTACGATTTACTGGTAGCAACGTCCATGGTTGATCTAGCGACTCTCCGTGGTCTGGTGCCCGCGCTTACCCGCATTCCTACGGTGCTCTATTTTCACGAAAACCAGTTTGAGTATCCGCAGGATCGGCAGCAGCACAATTTGTTGGAAGCACAGATGGTCAGCCTTTACGCTGCGCTTGCGGCAGACTGCCTGTTGTTTAACTCTGGCTACAACCGGGACACGTTTCTGGCAGGTGTCGATACCTTGCTCAGTCGCATGCCAGATCATGTGCCCAGTGGTATCCCAGGTCAGTTGGCAACGCGCGCCGAAGTGTTGCCAGTGCCGCTGCTGGCCGGGCCGGAAATTATTGAACCAGGGGAGTGGCCGGGGCGTGAGGGCGTTTATCCCCAGCGGCCTTTACGGTTGCTGTGGAGCGCGCGCTTTGAGCACGACAAGGGTGGCGAGGAGCTGGCGGCAATACTGGCTGGACTCGAGGTGGCAGAACTGGATTATGAGCTGGCGCTAACCGGCCAGCAGTTCCGCAATTCACCCGCGGTGTTCGAGCAGATAGCGGTGGATTTTGCCCACCGTTTGGTGAGTTTTGGTTATGTCGAGTCGCTAGCTGAGTTTCATACTCTGCAGCGCAACGCCGATATCGTGTTGTCGACGGCACAACATGAGTTTCAGGGCCTTGCGGTGATGGAGGCAGCGGCGGCGGGATGTGTCCCGGTGGTGCCGAACAGCTTGGCCTATCCGGAGATTTATCCGGCCGAACTTTGCTACGGTTCGATCGAAGACGCCATCGCCCTGACCCTGCAGTTGGCGGCGGAGATGCGCTCCGGGGCCGTGCGGGCCTGTGATCTGGATGCCTATCAACAGCATGCATTGCAGCCGCGCTACCGACGTATTTTCCAGTCCCTCGCAGCCACGGCAGGATAG
- the tsaB gene encoding tRNA (adenosine(37)-N6)-threonylcarbamoyltransferase complex dimerization subunit type 1 TsaB: MTGILAIETATEACSVALWRDGDIEHRYELAARQHNQRIFAMLQDLMPAGLDGVDAIAYGSGPGSFTGLRIAASAVQGLAYAADLPALPVSTLACQVHTALRLGLVSEGDYVFSSLDARIREIYFALYRIENGVAVEVQAARGDAPAKIVQASMPEAMIGLGSGCNFIEQFPDRVSSALTQVHPNLLPEARDLLPLAQKALAAGDVQRALDVQPVYVRDEVNWKKLPDQGKAQGKKS, encoded by the coding sequence ATGACTGGCATCCTCGCCATTGAAACCGCTACCGAAGCATGCTCCGTGGCCTTGTGGCGCGATGGCGATATCGAGCACAGGTACGAATTGGCGGCGCGTCAACACAACCAGCGCATTTTCGCTATGTTGCAAGATTTGATGCCGGCAGGGCTCGATGGCGTCGATGCCATTGCATACGGCAGTGGTCCGGGTTCTTTTACAGGGCTACGCATAGCCGCCAGTGCAGTCCAGGGGCTGGCTTATGCCGCCGACTTGCCGGCGCTGCCAGTTTCAACTCTGGCCTGTCAGGTGCATACGGCTTTGCGGTTGGGGCTGGTCAGCGAAGGCGATTACGTCTTCTCCAGTCTGGATGCACGCATCAGGGAAATCTATTTCGCCTTGTATCGTATTGAAAACGGTGTCGCAGTTGAGGTGCAGGCCGCTCGCGGTGATGCTCCTGCGAAAATCGTCCAGGCGAGCATGCCAGAGGCAATGATTGGCCTGGGTAGCGGCTGCAATTTTATCGAGCAATTTCCTGATCGTGTCAGTTCTGCATTGACCCAAGTGCACCCGAATTTACTCCCCGAGGCTCGCGACTTGCTGCCTCTGGCGCAAAAAGCGCTGGCCGCTGGGGATGTCCAGCGGGCTCTCGACGTGCAGCCAGTGTACGTGCGCGATGAGGTCAACTGGAAAAAGCTGCCAGATCAAGGTAAAGCGCAGGGTAAAAAATCGTGA
- the mobA gene encoding molybdenum cofactor guanylyltransferase MobA codes for MAGENLIPRNMITGLLLAGGAGRRVGYRDKGTLPWQGEPLAAHSFARMAPQVGKVMISCNRNRGFYLRFGCELIADLREDYQGPLAGLEAAAVHCNTDYLLLAPCDTPRLPENLGQRLAAALADTPSANISYARAAGRDHFLCALLRQHCLHSLGPFLDNGGRAVRHWFAEQCAIAVDFPDEDNAFLNINSEASP; via the coding sequence TTGGCAGGCGAAAACCTGATACCGAGAAACATGATCACCGGGCTACTCCTCGCCGGTGGTGCAGGTCGACGAGTCGGCTATCGTGACAAAGGAACGCTGCCCTGGCAGGGTGAACCTCTCGCTGCGCACAGTTTTGCGCGTATGGCACCACAGGTTGGCAAGGTCATGATCAGCTGCAATCGCAACCGGGGTTTTTATCTGCGCTTCGGCTGCGAACTGATTGCGGACTTGCGCGAAGACTACCAGGGACCGCTCGCTGGCCTGGAGGCAGCCGCCGTTCATTGCAATACCGACTACCTGCTATTGGCTCCCTGCGATACACCGCGATTACCCGAGAATCTCGGCCAACGCCTCGCGGCAGCGTTAGCTGATACACCCTCGGCAAATATCAGCTATGCCCGTGCCGCGGGGCGCGACCACTTTCTATGCGCGCTGCTAAGACAACACTGCCTGCACTCGCTCGGCCCCTTTCTCGACAACGGCGGGCGCGCCGTGCGCCACTGGTTTGCGGAACAGTGTGCGATCGCTGTCGATTTTCCGGATGAGGACAATGCATTCCTGAATATCAATAGCGAGGCCAGCCCATAA